A region of Nitrospinota bacterium DNA encodes the following proteins:
- a CDS encoding 30S ribosomal protein S18, translated as MKKGTRSSSREGGKRTFYQKKICRFCADKIENIDYKDVKTLKNLLTDRGKIIPSRISGNCSSHQRKVTTAIKRARYIALFPYTFA; from the coding sequence ATGAAGAAAGGCACAAGATCTTCCTCCCGGGAGGGCGGGAAACGCACTTTTTACCAGAAAAAGATATGCAGGTTCTGCGCGGACAAGATCGAGAACATCGATTATAAAGATGTCAAAACGCTGAAGAACCTGCTGACCGACAGGGGCAAGATAATCCCCAGCAGGATTTCCGGCAACTGCTCGAGCCATCAGCGCAAGGTTACCACCGCCATAAAACGCGCCCGGTACATAGCGCTGTTCCCCTATACGTTTGCTTGA
- the recJ gene encoding single-stranded-DNA-specific exonuclease RecJ: MREKLWAIAPGDTEVEKNLSDTLGLSPIIARLLANRGVDDLQKARLFLDTPLAALEDPMKMAGMDKAVSRVIESLDRGEKIMVYGDYDVDGVTATALLYLFLNEIGAHAGYYIPERGKEGYGLNSAAITSLAEAGAKLIITVDNGINAVEAVDHANGLGVDVIITDHHLPGPILPGAVAALNPNREDCPYPCKGLSGVGVAFKLCMAVRSQLRQRGVEVDTLPNLKRYLDLVAIGSVADCSPLVGENRLLTRHGISELRAATRPGLTALKQVAGVNGGLTSRDIAFALAPRLNAAGRLGKADMGVDLLITGNSGEGARIAHKLDEENRKRQDIQKKMLDEAIRKAGQEIDFTQEKAIVIGADGWNPGVAGLVASKLTETFGLPTLVACFNGEQGVGSARSVAGFDVTAALSKVSGRLVKFGGHKLAAGFTVNRDGFEVFRREFLCLARNEIEPSQIKPTIKIDCEVNPGGIDREFLRQLETLEPYGEGNPQPVFISRGVRFTEVCYMGRDESHARLTLPGGLQALAFSKAEKFRGLDVPKTPLDIVYVAEVSTWRDMERIQLRLLDMDISV; this comes from the coding sequence GTGAGGGAAAAACTGTGGGCTATTGCCCCCGGCGACACGGAAGTTGAAAAGAATCTTTCAGACACCCTGGGGCTAAGCCCCATCATAGCCAGGCTTCTTGCCAACCGGGGTGTTGACGACCTTCAAAAGGCCAGGCTGTTCCTTGATACACCGCTCGCCGCCTTGGAAGACCCCATGAAAATGGCGGGTATGGACAAGGCTGTTTCCCGCGTCATTGAATCGCTGGACCGGGGCGAAAAGATAATGGTGTATGGCGATTACGATGTGGACGGGGTTACCGCCACGGCGCTTCTATACCTCTTCCTCAACGAAATCGGCGCCCATGCGGGGTATTACATACCCGAACGGGGCAAAGAGGGGTACGGGCTCAACTCCGCCGCCATAACCAGCCTGGCGGAGGCGGGAGCCAAGCTCATCATCACCGTGGATAACGGCATAAACGCCGTGGAAGCGGTGGATCACGCCAACGGGCTGGGGGTGGATGTCATCATTACCGACCATCATTTGCCCGGCCCCATCCTGCCCGGCGCGGTGGCGGCCTTAAACCCCAACCGGGAGGATTGCCCATACCCCTGCAAGGGCCTGTCGGGCGTAGGGGTGGCGTTCAAGCTTTGCATGGCCGTTCGCAGTCAACTGCGCCAGCGCGGAGTTGAGGTGGACACGCTTCCCAACCTGAAACGTTATCTGGACCTGGTGGCCATAGGCTCCGTGGCCGATTGCTCCCCTTTGGTGGGGGAGAACCGTTTGTTGACGCGGCATGGCATATCCGAGCTTCGCGCCGCAACGCGGCCAGGGCTTACGGCGTTAAAGCAGGTGGCCGGAGTGAACGGCGGACTTACCTCCCGCGACATAGCTTTCGCCCTGGCGCCCAGGTTAAACGCCGCAGGCAGGCTTGGAAAGGCCGACATGGGGGTGGATCTGCTTATCACCGGAAATAGCGGCGAGGGGGCGCGGATCGCCCATAAACTGGACGAGGAAAACCGCAAACGGCAGGACATCCAGAAAAAAATGCTGGACGAAGCCATCCGCAAAGCCGGGCAGGAGATAGATTTTACACAGGAAAAAGCGATAGTCATAGGCGCCGACGGGTGGAACCCGGGCGTGGCTGGGCTGGTGGCCTCCAAACTCACTGAAACGTTTGGTTTGCCCACGCTGGTGGCTTGTTTCAATGGCGAGCAGGGCGTAGGCTCGGCCCGAAGCGTGGCCGGGTTCGACGTTACGGCGGCTCTGTCGAAAGTTTCGGGGCGCCTTGTAAAATTCGGCGGGCACAAGCTGGCGGCGGGTTTCACCGTGAACCGGGACGGGTTTGAGGTGTTCCGCCGGGAGTTTTTATGCCTTGCCAGGAACGAAATTGAGCCCAGCCAGATAAAACCCACCATCAAGATTGATTGCGAGGTAAACCCCGGCGGCATAGACAGGGAGTTCTTGCGTCAGCTGGAGACGCTGGAGCCTTACGGTGAGGGGAATCCCCAGCCGGTATTTATCAGCCGGGGCGTGAGGTTTACGGAGGTCTGTTACATGGGGCGGGACGAAAGCCATGCTCGCCTGACCCTGCCGGGGGGCTTGCAGGCGCTGGCGTTTTCGAAGGCGGAAAAGTTCCGGGGGCTGGATGTGCCCAAAACACCCTTAGACATTGTTTACGTGGCCGAGGTTTCCACCTGGCGGGATATGGAGCGGATCCAGCTTCGGTTACTGGATATGGATATTTCGGTCTAG
- a CDS encoding single-stranded DNA-binding protein: protein MASLNKVILIGNLTRDPELRYTPSGMAVAKFGLAVNDRFKQGEEWKERVNFIDIVVWGKQGENCSEYLSKGRPVCVEGRLSYSTWETEDGQKRSKLEVVAERVVFLGGRGDDSSGAKEGKGPSTGYSNAEAPASLDDDVPF from the coding sequence ATGGCGAGTCTTAATAAGGTAATACTCATCGGTAACCTTACGAGGGATCCGGAACTCCGGTACACCCCCTCTGGAATGGCCGTGGCCAAGTTCGGCCTGGCGGTGAACGACAGGTTCAAACAGGGGGAAGAGTGGAAAGAGCGGGTCAACTTCATTGACATCGTGGTTTGGGGCAAACAGGGCGAGAACTGCTCGGAATACCTGAGCAAGGGCAGGCCCGTATGCGTTGAAGGACGGCTTTCCTACTCCACCTGGGAGACGGAAGACGGCCAGAAACGGAGCAAGCTGGAAGTGGTGGCCGAACGGGTGGTGTTCCTTGGTGGAAGGGGCGACGACAGCTCCGGAGCCAAAGAAGGCAAGGGCCCTTCCACCGGCTATTCCAATGCTGAAGCTCCGGCCAGCCTCGATGACGATGTCCCATTTTAA
- a CDS encoding S8 family serine peptidase: MDISSGDFLRGARSSRALAVLLLAVAVFVTACGGADISSTEGLPEKDPSARELTHRAILAKAGSTGSAQVIIKLKTPFVAEGVEDAATSAAQQAGIATAQDEVEAHVAGRNVKNIKKYKHIPFIAMEADSPALNAIINHPKVEYVDSDNPVSTTLAQSVPLIGGDIAWNAGYTGAGYAVAVLDTGVTSGHAFLSGKVVAEACYLTGNKCPNGQSSMTGAGAAADVHGHGTHVSGIAAGASATMNGVAKDASIIGVKILDDTGSGWDSDILLGLDWVFSQRNNYSIAAVNMSLGDGSAYSSYCDSNHAAYKAAMDNLSSVNIATVVASGNSGSKSGISSPACVSTAVSVGATTKTDSVASYSQSASILSVLAPGSSIYSSIPSGYQYKSGTSMATPHVAGAWAVMKSQYGAGTSVSAILATLQANGASITDTNGLAKKRISLVVGGPSPAPATMSTPAPGSTLAGSSVTFTWTQSTTATAYVVWVGTVRGAYDIGYFPSAGQTTALSADATGLPTDGRTLYVRLYSKISGAWQYNDYTYTAGSPGPVAAVMSSPTPNSTLTGADITFSWNAAVDATGYRVDVGTTVGGAEIGTFPPAGETAQTSVQVTGLPVDGSTLYVRLLTKIGGQWYSNDYTYTAFNPNAPQPGPAVMTSPAPGSTLAGSSVTFQWTQSSTATAYVVWIGTVPGAYNIGYYPASGQTSGTSVVANGLPTDGRTLYVRLYSKISGAWQYYDYTYTAGSPGPVAAVISSPAPGSTLTGADLTFSWNAAVGATGYRVDVGTTVGGAEIGTFPPAGETAQTSVQATGLPVDGSALNVRLLTKIGGQWYSNDYTYTAFNPNAPQPGPAVMTSPAPGSTLAGSSITFQWTQSSTATAYVVWIGTVPGAYNIGYYPASGQTTGTSTVASGLPTDGRTLYVRLYSKISGAWQYYDYTYTAGSPGPVAAVMSSPAPGSTLTGADVTFSWNAASGATGYRVDVGTTVGGAEIGTFPPAGETAQTSVQATGLPVDGSTLYVRLLTKIGGQWYSNDYTYTAFNPNAPQPGPAVMTSPAPGSTLAGSSITFTWTQSSNATAYALWVGTVRGAYDIGYFPAAGQTTATSVQATGLPTNGRTLYVRLYSKISGAWQYNDYTYVSGP, from the coding sequence ATGGATATTAGCTCTGGAGACTTCCTGAGAGGGGCGCGCTCCAGCCGTGCGTTGGCCGTATTGTTGTTGGCTGTGGCGGTATTCGTCACGGCGTGCGGGGGCGCGGACATTTCATCCACGGAAGGATTGCCGGAAAAAGACCCCTCCGCCCGGGAGCTTACCCATCGGGCCATACTTGCCAAGGCTGGCAGTACAGGTTCCGCCCAGGTAATAATAAAACTCAAAACCCCCTTTGTGGCCGAAGGGGTGGAGGACGCGGCCACATCCGCCGCGCAACAGGCGGGCATTGCCACCGCCCAGGATGAAGTAGAGGCCCATGTGGCTGGCCGTAACGTAAAAAACATCAAAAAATACAAACATATACCCTTTATCGCCATGGAGGCGGATTCCCCGGCCCTGAACGCCATAATCAACCATCCAAAAGTTGAATATGTGGATTCGGACAACCCCGTTTCCACAACGTTGGCCCAAAGCGTCCCCCTCATCGGCGGGGATATCGCCTGGAACGCGGGATATACCGGGGCCGGTTATGCCGTGGCTGTGCTGGATACGGGCGTCACTAGCGGCCACGCATTCCTTTCCGGCAAGGTGGTGGCGGAGGCTTGTTATCTTACCGGTAATAAATGCCCCAATGGTCAGTCATCCATGACGGGCGCGGGCGCGGCGGCGGATGTCCATGGCCATGGCACCCATGTGTCCGGCATAGCCGCCGGGGCTTCGGCAACCATGAACGGCGTGGCCAAGGACGCCTCCATAATCGGGGTGAAAATCCTTGACGATACCGGTAGCGGCTGGGATTCGGACATCCTGCTGGGGCTGGACTGGGTGTTCTCGCAACGCAACAACTACAGCATAGCCGCCGTTAACATGAGCCTGGGCGACGGTAGCGCCTATTCGTCATACTGCGACTCCAACCACGCCGCCTATAAAGCCGCCATGGACAACCTTTCCAGCGTGAACATCGCCACGGTGGTGGCGTCCGGGAACAGCGGGTCGAAAAGCGGCATATCCAGCCCGGCGTGTGTTTCCACGGCTGTAAGCGTGGGCGCCACCACAAAGACGGACTCGGTGGCGTCATACTCCCAAAGCGCCAGCATCCTCTCGGTTCTGGCGCCAGGTTCAAGCATTTATTCTTCCATCCCGAGTGGATATCAATATAAGAGCGGCACCTCCATGGCGACCCCCCATGTGGCTGGCGCCTGGGCGGTGATGAAAAGCCAGTACGGCGCTGGAACCTCCGTAAGCGCCATATTGGCCACTTTGCAGGCTAACGGCGCATCCATAACGGACACCAACGGGTTGGCTAAAAAACGGATAAGCCTTGTGGTGGGAGGCCCATCACCGGCTCCCGCCACCATGTCCACCCCGGCTCCGGGCTCCACGCTGGCCGGAAGCTCCGTTACGTTCACGTGGACGCAATCCACCACCGCCACGGCATACGTGGTGTGGGTGGGCACCGTCCGGGGCGCCTATGACATAGGATATTTCCCATCGGCGGGCCAGACCACGGCGTTGTCTGCGGACGCTACCGGCCTGCCCACCGACGGACGGACGCTATATGTGCGGCTTTATTCCAAGATAAGCGGGGCGTGGCAGTACAACGATTACACTTATACAGCCGGGTCGCCTGGGCCTGTGGCGGCTGTTATGAGTTCACCAACCCCCAATTCCACCCTCACCGGGGCGGACATAACGTTCAGCTGGAACGCCGCTGTGGACGCAACGGGATACCGGGTGGACGTTGGAACCACCGTGGGCGGGGCCGAGATAGGCACGTTCCCGCCAGCGGGCGAGACGGCGCAAACGTCTGTTCAGGTTACGGGGTTGCCGGTGGATGGAAGCACATTATATGTTCGCCTGCTAACGAAGATCGGCGGTCAGTGGTACAGCAACGATTACACCTACACCGCGTTCAACCCTAACGCCCCGCAACCCGGCCCTGCGGTGATGACCAGCCCGGCCCCCGGTTCCACGCTGGCGGGAAGCTCCGTGACGTTCCAGTGGACGCAATCATCCACAGCCACGGCTTATGTGGTGTGGATTGGAACTGTCCCCGGAGCGTATAACATCGGGTATTACCCGGCCTCCGGCCAGACCTCCGGCACATCAGTAGTGGCCAACGGCCTGCCCACCGACGGACGGACGCTGTATGTGCGGCTCTACTCCAAGATAAGCGGCGCGTGGCAGTATTACGATTACACCTACACGGCGGGTTCTCCCGGCCCTGTGGCGGCGGTAATAAGTTCGCCGGCTCCAGGCTCCACCCTCACCGGGGCGGATCTGACCTTTAGCTGGAACGCGGCTGTTGGAGCCACCGGGTACCGGGTGGATGTGGGAACCACCGTGGGCGGGGCGGAGATAGGCACGTTCCCGCCAGCGGGCGAGACGGCGCAGACTTCCGTTCAGGCCACAGGGCTTCCTGTGGACGGTAGCGCGTTAAACGTCCGCCTGCTCACGAAAATCGGCGGTCAGTGGTACAGCAACGATTACACTTATACCGCGTTCAACCCCAACGCGCCGCAACCCGGCCCTGCGGTGATGACCAGTCCGGCCCCCGGCTCCACGCTTGCGGGAAGTTCCATAACGTTCCAGTGGACGCAATCATCCACAGCCACGGCTTATGTGGTGTGGATTGGAACTGTCCCCGGAGCGTATAACATCGGTTATTACCCGGCCTCCGGCCAGACTACGGGAACCTCCACAGTGGCCAGCGGCCTGCCCACCGACGGGCGGACGCTGTACGTGCGGCTCTACTCCAAGATAAGCGGCGCGTGGCAGTATTACGATTACACCTACACGGCGGGTTCTCCCGGCCCTGTGGCGGCTGTTATGAGTTCACCTGCTCCAGGCTCCACCCTCACCGGGGCGGATGTGACGTTCAGCTGGAACGCGGCCAGCGGAGCCACTGGATACCGGGTGGATGTGGGAACCACCGTGGGCGGGGCGGAGATAGGCACGTTCCCGCCAGCGGGTGAGACGGCGCAGACATCCGTTCAGGCCACGGGCTTGCCGGTGGATGGAAGCACATTATATGTTCGCCTGCTAACGAAGATCGGCGGCCAGTGGTACAGCAATGATTACACCTACACCGCGTTCAACCCTAACGCCCCGCAACCCGGCCCTGCGGTGATGACCAGTCCGGCCCCCGGCTCCACGCTGGCGGGAAGTTCCATAACGTTCACCTGGACCCAGTCGTCCAACGCCACGGCCTATGCGTTATGGGTTGGCACAGTCCGGGGCGCCTATGACATAGGCTATTTCCCCGCCGCGGGGCAGACCACGGCCACATCCGTACAAGCCACGGGCTTGCCCACTAACGGGCGGACGCTGTACGTGCGGCTCTACTCCAAGATTAGCGGCGCATGGCAGTATAACGATTACACCTATGTGTCGGGGCCATGA
- the rpsF gene encoding 30S ribosomal protein S6, protein MQRDYETVFIVKPDLADEQIDKEINTVKDLITAEGGSIMEEDRWGKKRLGYAIRKNRYGFYTLLRYSLETGKMPVIDRHFRLNENILKSLTVYFDGAAGRMAPGAAPARAESDAGDESEAGGNGES, encoded by the coding sequence ATGCAAAGAGACTACGAGACCGTATTTATCGTAAAGCCCGACCTTGCCGACGAGCAGATCGACAAGGAAATCAACACGGTGAAAGACCTTATCACCGCCGAAGGGGGCTCCATTATGGAAGAAGACCGGTGGGGCAAAAAGCGCCTTGGGTATGCCATCAGGAAGAACCGGTACGGGTTTTACACCCTGCTCCGCTATTCCCTGGAAACCGGGAAAATGCCCGTTATCGACCGGCACTTCCGGCTGAACGAGAACATCTTAAAATCGCTGACCGTCTATTTTGACGGCGCGGCCGGCCGTATGGCTCCCGGCGCGGCGCCTGCCAGGGCCGAATCCGATGCGGGCGATGAAAGCGAGGCTGGCGGAAATGGCGAGTCTTAA
- a CDS encoding ATP-binding cassette domain-containing protein, protein MISNPLLEAANLRKSFPMRSGVFSKTTGYVRAVEGVSFSIMPGETFGLVGESGCGKSTTGRLVLRLIEPTGGSVKFEGEDLYALPKEKLRAMRRKMQIIFQDPYASLNPRMTVGATLMEPFRVHDVGAKAERKDLAAGLLEKVGLSKDALRKYPHEFSGGQRQRIGIARAIALNPRFIMCDEPVSALDVSVQAQVLNLLMDLKARLDMAYLFVSHDLSVVERVCDRVAVMYLGKIMEMGPVSAVYSKHTHPYTEALLSALPTPDPEKKMARIRLSGEPPSAINPPAGCVFHTRCPLKKKECESVVPPLTERAPGHWAACIVR, encoded by the coding sequence ATGATTTCCAATCCACTGCTGGAAGCGGCCAACCTGCGGAAAAGTTTCCCGATGCGATCCGGTGTGTTTTCCAAAACCACAGGTTACGTGCGGGCTGTGGAAGGGGTGAGTTTCTCCATCATGCCCGGCGAGACTTTCGGGCTGGTGGGGGAGTCCGGTTGCGGCAAATCCACCACAGGCCGGCTGGTATTGAGGCTTATAGAGCCCACGGGCGGGTCGGTTAAATTCGAGGGGGAGGATTTATACGCCCTACCCAAAGAAAAACTTCGCGCCATGCGCCGCAAGATGCAGATAATTTTCCAGGATCCGTACGCGTCCCTTAATCCACGCATGACCGTGGGCGCCACGCTCATGGAGCCGTTCCGTGTGCATGACGTGGGGGCAAAAGCGGAACGCAAGGATTTGGCCGCGGGGCTTCTGGAGAAGGTGGGCCTGTCAAAAGACGCCCTGCGGAAATACCCCCACGAATTTTCCGGCGGACAGCGGCAACGCATAGGCATAGCCCGGGCCATCGCCTTGAATCCCAGGTTCATCATGTGCGACGAGCCTGTGTCGGCGCTGGACGTTTCGGTGCAGGCGCAGGTGTTGAACCTTTTGATGGATTTAAAGGCGCGGCTGGACATGGCCTACCTTTTCGTGTCGCACGACCTGTCGGTGGTGGAGCGGGTGTGCGACCGGGTGGCGGTGATGTACCTGGGGAAGATAATGGAGATGGGGCCTGTGTCGGCGGTTTATTCCAAGCACACGCATCCTTACACCGAGGCCCTGCTTTCGGCCTTGCCCACGCCGGATCCGGAGAAGAAAATGGCCCGCATCCGCCTTTCCGGCGAGCCCCCCAGCGCCATCAATCCCCCGGCAGGGTGCGTTTTCCACACCCGATGCCCGCTGAAGAAAAAGGAGTGCGAATCAGTGGTTCCACCCCTTACGGAACGGGCGCCGGGCCATTGGGCCGCCTGCATCGTTCGATAG
- a CDS encoding DUF2232 domain-containing protein, whose translation MSVNGKVVSVRSPLAAIAPGIFSLGFFFASMVAPPLGLFAPAPLYFALVTNGYLIGALVALAAAAVILATGGLAQAGLYLSTCGLMAMAMAFSYNRGHSLERTLAYATIPVYLAGALAFFAAASLDGRSVMDTMQRMGLGLVDSLADSYAGVNADQALLDWLKENREGLAGLFARLFPGMAFITLLLMASLNIAAVRIYSLRRGLTAHFANHDFAGFAAADWVVWALIAGGAGTLMATGPLNTASMNILLITLSIYLIQGMAILHSWFLRFNIPLIARGIGYFLVFSHPLMMLLISGLGLTDVWVEFRKKNNAKPEVNP comes from the coding sequence ATGTCCGTTAACGGAAAGGTTGTGAGCGTCCGGTCGCCTTTGGCGGCGATTGCGCCCGGGATTTTTTCCCTGGGGTTCTTTTTCGCCTCCATGGTGGCGCCTCCATTGGGGCTTTTCGCCCCCGCTCCGCTCTATTTCGCCCTGGTGACCAACGGTTACCTTATCGGCGCCCTGGTGGCTCTGGCCGCGGCGGCGGTGATATTGGCTACCGGTGGCCTGGCCCAGGCTGGGTTATACCTTTCCACCTGCGGGCTCATGGCCATGGCCATGGCTTTTTCCTACAACCGGGGCCATTCGCTGGAACGCACCCTGGCTTACGCCACGATTCCCGTGTATCTGGCGGGCGCGCTGGCTTTTTTCGCGGCCGCTTCTTTAGACGGGCGCAGTGTTATGGACACCATGCAACGGATGGGGTTGGGTCTGGTGGACTCTCTGGCGGACTCTTACGCCGGCGTCAACGCCGACCAGGCTTTGCTGGACTGGTTGAAGGAGAACCGGGAGGGGCTTGCCGGCCTTTTCGCCCGGCTTTTCCCCGGCATGGCCTTTATCACCCTCCTGCTCATGGCTTCGCTGAACATCGCCGCCGTGCGGATTTATTCCTTGCGGCGCGGCCTGACGGCCCATTTCGCCAACCACGATTTCGCGGGCTTTGCGGCCGCCGATTGGGTGGTGTGGGCCTTGATAGCCGGAGGGGCGGGCACTCTTATGGCCACGGGGCCGCTGAACACCGCGTCCATGAACATTCTGCTCATCACACTGTCCATCTACCTGATCCAGGGGATGGCCATTCTCCATAGCTGGTTCCTAAGATTCAACATCCCCCTCATCGCCAGGGGCATCGGGTATTTCCTGGTGTTCTCCCATCCGCTCATGATGTTGCTCATCAGCGGCTTGGGGCTTACCGATGTATGGGTTGAGTTCAGAAAGAAAAATAACGCCAAACCGGAGGTAAATCCATGA
- the dacB gene encoding D-alanyl-D-alanine carboxypeptidase/D-alanyl-D-alanine-endopeptidase — protein sequence MKLKHKLAALILCLLATAPVADRAFAEQKEDFKAAIDFSLRERCVSHDKTAVRITDVATGETLYDLNGSSPLLPASVMKLVTTATALNYLGVNYKFKTDVLYSGKRERGVIKGDLIIRGGGDPKLTPEVVWLIADEVRRQGIREVTGNLVLDTSFFDDHTIPPARHGRRTQRPYDAPIGALSVNFNTIAVHVYPGEAVGAPVIAEVEPRSDYFRVINDAVTRSRVKRPVSALRVNGDGKVNIKITGAMRPDDAPGIIYINIDDPTMFAGETFRAFLKNAGVNVAGGIVKGVTPTTARLIHAHQSEPISVILRELNRFSNNFIAEQVIKTVGAETMGAPGTHEKGLSMVEKFLNESGIDTTGAVFADGSGLSKENRVSAKMLTDLLLLMSKRFDIGPDFVASPGIMGVDGSVRKRLKTSPAKSQARAKTGTLNGVSSLSGYVSGRDGKLFAFAILQNNNACYYKGAHNIQDKIVTAIHLLAEKKR from the coding sequence ATGAAGTTGAAACATAAGCTTGCCGCTTTAATTCTTTGTCTGCTGGCCACCGCTCCGGTGGCGGACAGGGCATTCGCCGAACAGAAAGAAGATTTCAAGGCCGCCATAGATTTTTCGTTGCGTGAACGGTGCGTCAGCCATGACAAGACCGCCGTGCGCATCACAGACGTGGCCACCGGCGAGACCCTTTACGATTTGAACGGCTCCAGCCCATTGCTTCCCGCGTCGGTGATGAAGCTTGTCACCACCGCAACGGCCCTCAACTACCTGGGGGTCAACTATAAATTCAAGACCGACGTCCTCTATTCCGGCAAACGGGAAAGGGGCGTTATTAAAGGCGATCTCATTATTCGCGGCGGGGGAGACCCGAAACTGACCCCTGAGGTGGTGTGGCTTATCGCCGACGAGGTAAGAAGGCAAGGCATCCGGGAGGTTACGGGTAATCTCGTGCTGGACACCTCGTTCTTCGACGATCACACTATTCCCCCGGCCCGCCATGGGCGCCGTACCCAGCGGCCTTACGACGCGCCCATCGGGGCGTTATCGGTGAACTTCAACACTATCGCCGTGCATGTGTATCCGGGAGAGGCGGTTGGAGCTCCGGTTATTGCCGAGGTGGAGCCTCGCTCCGACTATTTCAGGGTGATAAACGATGCGGTGACCCGGAGCAGGGTAAAACGGCCGGTGTCCGCCCTGCGCGTTAATGGCGACGGAAAAGTGAATATCAAGATAACCGGAGCCATGCGGCCCGACGACGCTCCGGGAATCATATATATAAATATAGACGACCCCACCATGTTCGCCGGGGAGACGTTCCGGGCGTTCCTGAAAAACGCGGGAGTGAACGTGGCCGGTGGCATTGTGAAGGGGGTGACGCCCACAACGGCCCGGCTTATCCATGCGCACCAGTCCGAGCCTATATCCGTCATCCTGCGGGAGCTCAACCGGTTCTCCAATAACTTCATCGCCGAACAGGTAATTAAAACCGTGGGCGCCGAAACCATGGGCGCGCCGGGTACCCATGAGAAGGGTTTGAGCATGGTGGAGAAGTTCCTGAACGAGTCGGGGATAGACACCACCGGCGCCGTTTTCGCCGATGGCTCGGGCCTTTCCAAAGAGAACCGGGTTTCGGCGAAAATGCTTACGGACCTGTTGCTGTTGATGAGCAAAAGGTTCGACATCGGGCCGGATTTCGTGGCCTCTCCCGGAATAATGGGGGTGGACGGTTCTGTGAGAAAACGGCTTAAAACCTCCCCGGCCAAAAGCCAGGCCCGGGCGAAAACCGGCACCCTCAACGGTGTCAGTTCGTTGTCCGGATATGTATCCGGCAGGGATGGGAAACTTTTCGCCTTCGCCATCTTGCAGAACAACAACGCCTGCTATTACAAAGGCGCCCATAACATCCAGGACAAAATAGTTACAGCCATCCATCTGCTGGCCGAGAAGAAAAGGTGA
- a CDS encoding VanZ family protein, giving the protein MNLFNNKFTARAVTAGYVFIIYLTTGLMGSVQVWLRQRGFLTVASGLLLVAGAGVAVYFIVARLGRRKPKHLVILAASAAAYFVLSVKFAKTPSDRIHLLEYSLLAALAYYTVKFNVKGWPAYPGAWLLATMAGLMDEAIQRFLPNRAADMRDFLVNAISAAVALLVVRLVIEENDEVET; this is encoded by the coding sequence ATGAACCTTTTCAACAATAAGTTTACGGCCAGGGCGGTAACAGCCGGGTACGTGTTCATAATCTATCTCACCACCGGCCTTATGGGCTCCGTGCAGGTTTGGCTGAGACAGCGCGGTTTTTTAACCGTGGCCTCCGGACTCCTGCTGGTGGCCGGAGCCGGGGTGGCGGTGTATTTTATTGTGGCCCGGCTTGGCCGCCGGAAGCCAAAACATCTGGTTATTCTGGCCGCTTCGGCGGCGGCGTATTTTGTTCTTTCGGTCAAATTCGCCAAAACCCCATCGGACCGGATCCATCTTTTAGAGTATTCTTTACTGGCGGCCTTGGCCTATTACACGGTAAAATTCAACGTTAAAGGCTGGCCGGCCTACCCCGGGGCGTGGCTGTTGGCCACCATGGCCGGCCTGATGGACGAGGCTATCCAGCGGTTCCTTCCCAACCGCGCGGCGGATATGAGGGATTTTCTGGTGAACGCCATTTCCGCGGCCGTGGCCCTGCTGGTGGTCCGGCTTGTGATAGAGGAGAACGATGAAGTTGAAACATAA